TATTCAGTGCAAATAAATGACGTGAAAATTGCAAAAAAACTGCAATTACTTTGTAGAGACTTATTCTTTAAGAAAAAGTACTTCTTCAAAAGAAAAATAGAATCTGTCTTTAATTCAGGGGAAGAAACTGCTGTCAGTATACTACAAAATGATTGGCTGAAAAGTAAAAACGAAATATACAATGCCTATATAGGTGCTTTTACACATGCTGAAAAAGAAATCACCATTGTGGGTAGCTATTTTTTGCCAGGTCGAAGACTTAATAATGCAATTAAAAAAGCAGCAAAAAACAAAGTAAAAATAAGATTAATCTTATCTGGAAAATCAGATGTTCCACTTTCTAGAAGAGCGACTTACCATATTTATTCTACGTTACTTACCCATAACATCGAATTGTATGAATGGAATAAAACAATACTTCATGGAAAAGCGGCCATTGTCGATAATTATTGGACAACTATTGGCTCATTTAATCTCAATAATTTAAGTTGTTATGGAAGTTTAGAAATGAATGTTGAAATCAAATCCATCCCATTTTCAAATACATTTCAACACCATCTAGATGAAATCATTTCACAAAGCCATAGAATAACACCTAAATCATTAAAAAAAGGAACAATGATTTCCCGTTTAAAAAATTATTTATCCTACTGGACCGCCAGGTTCATTCTTAATTTTGTTACCTATTTCCCAAATAAAAAATTTAAAAAATACTACTAAATATCCAAAAAAAATAGGGAACTCCAATAGCCGTTAAAATTCCATTATTATAGCAATTCACTCTAGTTTGTTAAATAATCGTATGGGTTTTTAATTTTTATATTAAAAATTTTAACGATTTGTTAATAGTATTAAACGCATAAAAACACAAATATGTATATATTTACTATCCAATAAATTAAACAAACAATTATGAAGCATTTTTACTTAAAAAGGCAGTTCTTTCTTGTAGCTGTATTTACTTTTTTAAGTGTGATTTCCTTTGCTCAAGTTCCTACGTATTATAATGGAGCAAACATTAGCCAAACTGGAGATGCCTTAAAATCAAATCTTTCTAACCTAATAACCACTACACATACGACAAAGTTGTCGTATACACCTGGAGTTTGGGATGCATTAAAACAAACAGATTTAGATCCAAACGATCCAACAAAAGTTTTACTGATTTATGGTTATAATGATAGTGATTCTGATGTTACAAATGACCGAACTCGTTCTAAAGATCAAAATGGTGGAAACCAAGGCGATTGGAATAGAGAGCACATTTTTGCCAAATCATTAGGAAACCCTAATTTAGGTACTGATGGCCCAGGAAGTGATGCACATCATTTACGAGCTGCAGATGTTACTTTGAATGCAACTAGAAATAACTATCCCTTTGGTGATGGATCTGGAAATGCTAAATTAGTTAATGGTGCCTGGTATCCAGGAGATGAATGGAAAGGTGATGTTGCCCGTATGATTATGTACATGCACTTGCATTATGGTGCTCAATGTCTTCCTAGTGCCGTGACCATCAGTTCACAAAACTACAGTGTTGATATGGCTGATATTCTATTAGAATGGAATGTTGAAGACCCTGTTTCTCAAGTAGAAATCAATAGAAATACAATATTAGAAGGAGTTCAAGGAAATAGAAATCCTTTTATTGACAACCCTGCTTTTGCTACAGCAATTTGGGGAGGACCACAAGCTCAAAATAGATTTGATGGAAGTGTACAATTAGATACTGAGGCACCATCTGTTCCAGCAACTTTATATGCTACTAATACAACCCAAACTGGAACAACTTTAACTTGGGTTCAATCAACAGATAATGTTGGTGTTTTGGGCTATCGAATTTATAATGGAACAGTACAAATTGCTTCATCATCAACAGCTAGTTATGTTTTAACTGGATTAACAGCGAATACAAATTATACCTTGTCAGTAAAAGCATTTGATGCAGCTGGAAACAATTCAACTGCTAGTAATAGTGTAGCGGTAACGACTCTAGTTAGTACGCCACCTACAACTCCAGCAACTTCTGTTGTTTTCATTAACGAAATTCATTATGATAATGCAGGTGCTGATGTGGGTGAAGGTGTTGAAATTGCTGGAACTGCAGGAACCGACTTAACAGGTTGGAGCATTATTCCTTATAATGGAAATGGTGGTGCATCGTACACTCCTATAGGAAGTTTATCCGGTGTAATTCCGAATCAATCTAATGGATTTGGAACTATTTTCGTAGCCATAAGTGGATTACAAAATGGAGCTCCTGACGGACTTGCATTAGTAAATAACTTAGGAAATGCAATTCAGTTTTTAAGCTACGAAGGCTCATTTGTTGCTACTAATGGTCCCGCAATCGGAATGACAAGCACGGATATTGGCGTTTCTCAAGCTGGAACCGAAGCAGTTGGTTTATCATTACAACTGAAAGGGACTGGAAATCAATACAGTGATTTTACATGGCAAACCTCTGTAGCAAGCACGTATGGAAGCATCAATAACGGGCAATCATTCTCTACGGTTATCGAGCCTCTCGCGGCACCAACAAATTTTGTCGCTAGTAACATCACACAAACCGCGACTAATTTATCATGGGATGCAGCTACCTCTGCAGTATCGTATGAAATTTATAGTGGAACTACTCAACTAGGAGCTACAACATCAACTACTTTTGACCTGACTGGGCTAACGGCTAATACGGTTTACAACTTAACAGTAGTAGCTTTAGATGCTGATGATAATTCTTCTGAAGCAAGTAATATAGTTACTATAACAACCTTAAACAATACTACGCCTACTCCAGCTGGAGCTGTTTTTATCAACGAAATTCACTATGATAATTCAGGGACAGATGTTGAAGAAGGAGTTGAAATTGCTGGTCTTGCAGGAACCGACTTAACAGGATGGAAAATTATTCCTTACAATGGTAATGGTGGTGCTTCTTATACTCCAATAGGTAATTTATCTGGTAGTATTCCAGATCAATTAAATGGTTATGGTACTGTATCTGTAACTATAGCAGGATTACAAAATGGTTCTCCTGACGGAATTGCATTAGTAGATGCAAATAATAATGTAATTCAGTTTTTAAGCTACGAAGGTAGTTTTACTGCTACCAATGGTCCTGCTGCAGGAATGACAAGTACTGATATTGGTATCATTGAAGCAAGTACTGCAACTGTTGGAAATTCACTTCAGCTAGTGGGTAAAGGAACAAAATATGCTGATTTTACATGGGAAGCAGCTGTAAGTACTTTCGGAAAAGTAAATAAAGGACAAAAATTTGGTGATTTAGTTTTCATCAATGAGATTCATTATGACAATGCAGGAACAGATGTTGGTGAAGCAGTTGAAATTGCCGGTTATGCCGGAACTGACCTAACTGGATGGAGCATTATCCCTTATAATGGTTCAGGTGGAGCAAGCTATACCCCAATAGGAAATTTATCTGGTAGTATTCCAGATCAATTAAATGGTTATGGTACTGTATCTGTAAACATTGCTGGATTACAAAATGGTTCTCCTGACGGAATTGCATTAGTAGATGCTACTGGAAAAGTAATTCAGTTTTTAAGCTACGAAGGTAGTTTTACCGCTACTAATGGTCCTGCTGCAGGAATGACAAGTACAGATATTGGTATTGCAGAAGCAAGTACAGCTGCACTAGGAACTTCATTACAATTAATAGGAGCAGGATATAACTATGCTGATTTTACTTGGCAAGCAGCCAATACTACTTTTGGAGCTATAAATAAAGGACAATTTTTTGGTGATGCTTCTGATATTTTAGTTGTAATTCCAATTGCTGAAGCAAGAAGTAAAGCAGATGGCGATATTGTAACTGTAACTGGTGTTTTAACTGTTTCAGACCAATTTGCTGGATCAGCTTACCTCCAAGATGCTACTGGAGCGATAGCCGTTTTTGACAAATCAGTACATGGTACTGGACTTTTCAAAATAGGAGATTCTATCACTGTTACAGGAACTAGAAGTTCCTACAGCGAGCAAGTTCAAATAAGCCCTGTAAGTGCGGTTACTAATAACGGATTACCTAATCAACCTATTTCGCCAGTTACTATCACTTTGAGTGAAATGGCAAACCACCCAGCTGAATTAGTAAGAATAGAAAATACGACTTTCCCTAAGCCTGGTGCTATTATGTTTGGTAATTCAAACACTGATATTACAGATGCAAGTGGAACAGCTCAATTGAGAATTGATGCAGATGTAAGTGATCTTACCGGTTTTGCACAACCTGAAAATTGTTCAGAAATAATAGGTGTAGTTGGAAATTATTTTGCCACTCAACAACTGTTACCTCGAATGAGAACTGACTTCCCGTGTGCCGATAAATACCAACAAACAGGAAGTGATTTAAATATTTCAAAAGACAAAACTTTAGATATTGCCACTTGGAATATGGCGTGGTTTGGTGATGAAACTAATTCACCTGCTGCAGGAAAAATTAATTCAGATGCGATACAAAAAGACGCAGTCAAAAATGTTTTGCAACAATTAGATGCTGATATTTATGCGGTAGAAGAAATATCTGATGATGTTTTATTTGCTCAAATGGTTAGCGAAATGAATGATTACAGTTATGTTTTATCTGAAGCAACTTCCTACCCAAATGATTTTAGTAGTCCAAAACAAAAAGTTGGTTTTATTTATAAAAACAAAACCGTTACACCTGTAAGTACCAAAGTACTATTAGAAACCATTCATCCTTATTATAATGGTGGCGATGTTTCTGCATTGGCTAATTATCCTGATGCTGATAAATCACGCTTTTTTGCTAGTGGTAGATTGCCCTTTATGATGACTGCAAATGTTACAATTGATGGAAATCAAAAACAAATCAATATCATTGATCTTCATGCTAGAGCAAATACAAGTGGTGATGCCCAAGGCAAATATGACATGCGTAAGTTTGATGTAGAAGTTTTAAAAGACACCTTGAATGCACAATATCCGGATGCTAACTTAGTATTACTAGGAGATTATAACGATGATGTAGATTACACCGTTTCAGATGTTCCTACAACTGTTTCTAGTTATGAAGCATATGTAAATGATAGCGCAAACTTTAGTGTTGTTACAAAATCATTAAGTGAAGCAGGATTTAGATCGTATGTGACCTATGAAAATATGATTGATCATATTACACTTTCAAATGAACTTGCGGATTTATACATCAATGAATCAGCAAGAGTACACTATGAATTTTACACGAGCGATTATACTAAAACAGCCTCTGACCACTTCCCTGTTTCAGTAAGATTACAATTAAAAGAATTGACGCTTGACGCTAGTAATACAATAGATATAACTTGCAATGGCGAAGCTAATGGTACTGCTTCTGTATCTGTTTCAGGCGGAATTGCACCATACACTTATACTTGGAATATTGGTGAAATTACCAACACAAACTCTATATCAAATCTTGATGCGGGAACTTATAGTGTAACTGTAAAAGATATTTTAAATAATGAAGTAGTTGCAACATTTACTATAAATGAGCCTTCAATAATTGAAATTCCTGAAACTGAATCACCAACTGTATATTACGGGTATACAAATTCTTCTTGTACAACGCTAACTGCAGGCAATGTAACTGGAGGTATATTACCTTATTCATATACATGGAGTAATGGAGCTACGACAAGCAGTATTAATGTATGTCCAAGCGCAACAACAACTTTTACATTAACTGTTACAGATGCTAATGGTTGCTCATCAGTATCCGAAAAAGCAGTAAATGTAATTGACGTAAATTGTGGTTCTAACCCAAAAAACCCTAAAGTTGCATTATGTCACAAAGGGAAAACAATATGTATTGATGAAAATGCAGTTGCCTCTCATTTAGCACATGGTGACGTTTTAGGAAGTTGCGATACAGCAATTGAGGATGTAAAAATCACAGCTGTAAACGTTTTTCCAAATCCATTTGTAAGCCAAATCAATGTGGAAATTAATAGCTCATCTATTGCAAAAGTAGATTTTCAAATTTATAATTTCTTTGGACAATTAGTCAGCCAATCATCTCATAACATTACTTCAGGAAAATCAACTGTAAATCTACAATTAGCTGATTTAAGAAGAGGATTCTATTTCCTAAAAACAGTAGTTAATGGAAACATAAAACATATTAAATACCTTGTAAAGAACTAATTATTTCAACAAGTTAGATTGAGATAATTTGTTTTTATCTAAAATTAAAGCCTCCAAAATAATTGTTTTGGAGGCTTTTCATTTTAAGTCGTAACAAAAAAAAATCTGCACAGATTATACTAAAATGTAAATAAAAAATTGTAAATTTATGTAGAGATACACCCCATTAATCGTTTGATATTATAATACTTACAAATTAAAAACATCTTAATTGATGCTTTAAATACTTTGATATTATGGAACCAAATATAAAAGTAAAACAAAAAAAAGAGGAATGGATTACAAAGGATCTAAAAAGTAAAATCCCAAAATTAGATTCAAAAACCATTTATATTCCAAATCAGAATAAGTTGTCATTTTGATTTATTTTTAAAATTACGTTGGCTAAGCTAACTTTGGAGCAGTGAGTCACTGTTCTGTAATTGAATGTTTTTTCAAGCACTGGGTTTAAAAGGCTCTCCGCAGAGCTCCGAACCTTTTAAACCCGTATTCCTAATTGGAGTGAGTGACATAAAAGTCCTCACTCCATTAACGATTTTAAAGCTATGGATTTTGCTCAATACAAAGAAACTTTCATGAAAGAAGCCACAAAAATAGGCTACTCTAAACAAAACATAAATCGTTGTTTGAATTATGCTGAGCCATTGTTTTCAAACAATGTTCCTGTTATTTATAACTCTTCCCACTTAACCTTACTTGTAGGATATAAAAAAGAATACATAAAAAAAGCCGCATTACACACCAAATATTTTTATCGTGATTTTGAGATTACAAAAAAGAACGGAAAAAAAAGAGCCATTTCAGAACCACTCCCAAGTTTAAAAGAAATACAACATTGGATTTTAAAAAACATCTTATATAAAATTCCTATTAGCCCATTTGCAAAAGCATATAGACCTAATGTAAGTATTTTAGAGAATATAAGATTTCACAAAAACCAACCTAAAGTATTCACCCTTGACTTAGAAAATTTTTTTCCATCAATTAAAATTGAAAGTGTAGAGCAAATATTTTTAGAAGTGGGTTATTCAAAAAGCATTTCAAATCTACTTTCACAACTATGTACTAAAGATGGTTTTTTACCACAAGGTGCACCAACAAGTCCTTATCTTTCAAACCTCATTTTTAAAAAAGCTGATATGGCTATTGCTGATTACTGTATACAACATAAAATAAGATATACCCGTTATGCCGATGATTTGAGTTTTTCAGGAAATTTTGACGAAAAAAAATTACTCGAAAAAGTAACCGACAATATTCAAGTAATGGGATTGCAAATCAATGCTGCAAAAACAAATCTTATGACTCCAAATATGAGACAAACTGTCACAGGTATTGTTGTCAATGAAAAACCACAAGTCGTTTTCCATAAACGCAATAAATTGAGACAAGCCATGTATTATATCATGAAATTTGGTATTGATGAACATCGGGAATACAAAGAAATAGATCAGGTTCACTTTCTAGAACATCTCTTGGGAAAAATAAATTTTGTTTTGCAAATCAATCCAAAAGATCATGAATTTATCGGTTACAAATCACATCTTATCGAATTAAAAGAAAAGCAAAAAGCAAGAATGATAAAAACAGAATTACTACTGATGTAAAAAGCAATATGAACAACTAATAATAGTAGAAAAGCCCTTTATTGGGCTATTTTTATTTCGCTTCCTCTCTCAAAATGAAAATTTTAGACTAAATTCACAATTCAACACCCTTTTTTCGTTTCAGGAAAATTAGAGCCCTATCACAACAATACAAAGTTGAAATCACTAAAAAACCCTTATTTAATGAAATCAAAAACTCAGTTATTTATTGCGCTATGGCAAGAAGGTAGAACTAGATTTACAAAGCAATTAGATTTAATTATAGAAAATGATTTGAAAAAGAAATTGGCAACTTCGCCCAATAGCCTTGGTTTTCTTATTCGCCATATTAGTGATGTTGAGTTGCTTTTTACAAAAAATATATTTGGTGCAAGCGAAGTTAAAGTAATTGCAAAAACAGTAATTGCAAAAAAGGATACCGGTGAATGGACCAACCTATCCGAATTAAAAGAATACTCCCATTATGCCTATCAAAATTTATTAGCTATACTTGAAAAACAAACGGATACCGACTGGGATACCTCTATTACTACGTCAGAATTTGGCACAAAGACAAAAGCTGAAGCCCTAGGAAGAATTGTATCCCATACTGCTTATCATGCTGGACAAATGTCCATCATTAATAAATATGGAACCAGTACCTAATTCATTGTTCTGCTAAATAGGAATTACTTTAGCTCCAATTTTTCTGAAATGAAAATGAAAATGAGGGATTAATGCGATGCCTAGCATAATTAAAAATATTACAATCCCCATAAAATAATAGTAATCCCTTGCGAACAAGGTATTAGTATGAATAGCAACTGCTTTACCTAACAATTTTTTAGCCACAACTTTAGCTTTCATTGCCGAAGCTCCGTTGGCAAGTGCTGCATTTTCATACAATTGCAAACGCTTACTCGATTCATAATTTAAAGTAGTAACTGAGTTGCCTAACTCATGATAATGCACACTTACTTGTCGTAGATTCATAAAAGAAATTAGCGCTAAACTCACAGTAAAAGCAAAAAATCGGAAAGAAACACCACTCAATGAGGCAGAAAAACTTTTAGATTCTGGTACTGATGCAATTGTAAACATAACGATAGAAAGCATTAAAATTCCATTTCCTAAACCTTGAAAAAACAGCGGTAATAAAACACTTTCTTCATTGGCCTGCGAGCCAAAAATAAAAAACATTTGAATATGATAGAGTAATAAAAAAGCGAATCCTGTAAGCCAAATTAAGCGCATATTTCTTTTACTTAACAGGAAACGAGCCGTTAATGCAATTCCTACAACAATTCCTAAAGCATTAAAAAACATAATGTAAGCATAATGATACGAATCTAATCCCATATCATTAAAAAGAAATGTGTTTGCAGCACTCAAATCTCCTTTACAAATATAATACAGTACGAGTAGCGCTCCACCTATTCTAAAATTTCTAAATTTGTAAATAGTTAAATCTATAAACGGACGCTTATTTTTTTGCTGCATGATAATAAAAGTAGCAAGTAATAACATTATTGTCCCTAAACAAACCCAAATACGAATACTTTCAAACCAATTGTAATATTGTCCATACAAAAGAACATAGGCAATTAATGTTAGTAGAGAACTATAAATCACAAAACTTTTCCAATCCAATTGATGTAAGGGAAACCTTTTACTATGCAAACGTATGTTAGTTTTAAGACAAAGAAATAGTAATAATACTCCTGGAATTTGAACATAAATAATGGCAAGATACATTACATTAAAATCATAGTTTTGAAATACATAAGCATCAAACAAGTATGTAAAAGCATTCGAAATAAGTAGCGTTCCGTAAAAAACAGCATACCCTAATACTCTGGAGCGCTCTGAATGAAATTGAGAAAAAATTAAACTTAATGTAATTCCAATCATTGCAACAGTAACTGCTCCACCTAAAAATCGTAAAATAAAGAAAAGTAGCGCGTCATTAGTATTATACAATACTAAATTGATAGCCGTGAACAATAAAACACTCATTAGAAAATACGTTTTGGAAGCAAAATAGCTAAAAAACCTTCTTTCTAATGGAAAGAAACTGGCAATTCCAACATAATATAAAACGATGGAGAATTGGATATCAGTAGGATCCAGACCGTAATAACTGGCAGCACTATTAATTCCTCCAATGTAACCTGCTAACATGGATACCGCTGGCAGAATTACTAAAAAAATAACCGCTTTAATTAACCATTTGGGAACCCAACTTTTAAATATGTTTGATGACTGATCCATGTAAACTATTATAATTTAGGAATCAATACCTCAGCATTCATCCCTGCACGTAGATTATTTGTTTTAGCAACAGCATCTGTCAAAAGAATTCGAACTGGAAATCGTTGAATAATTTTTACAAAATTTCCCGTAGCATTGTCTGGTGGTAAAAGCGAGAAACGAGATCCTGTAGCTGGCGCAAGCGACTGTATTTTACCATGATAGGTTTCATCTGAATAAGCATCAACTTTAATCACTACTTCCTGCCCTTCTTTCATATTGGCAATTTGGGTTTCTTTAAAATTAGCTACAATCCATTTTCCCTGGTCTTGATCTACAATGAATCCTAAAGTTTGTCCTTTTTGAATTAATTGTCCTACCTGCAAGGTTTTGTCACCCATAATTCCATCTGCGGGAGCCGTAATAACAGCATAAGTCAAATTGAGTTTTATATTCTCGACTATAGCTTCTCTCTGCTGTACATTTGCTTTAGCAACGGCCAATTGAGAATCGACATCATTTATTCTCCCCCTGGCTGTTTTATAGGTATTTTGAACTGCTTTGTACTCTGATTTTGCAATTTCAAAACTCGTTTTTATGGCTTCAAAATGCTGTTGTGTAACCGCTTCCTCATCCAATAGTTTTTTATATCTATTAAATTCTTGCTCTTGCTGCCACAATTTAGCTCTAGATGCAGCAATACTTGCCTCACTTACTGAGGCACTACTAGTTGTTGTTACAGCATTACTTTCTAATACTAATAATGAAGCTTTTGCTGAACTCAATATGGCTTCGGCTTCTTGTAATTGCATTAGCGTTTCATTTTTATCTATCACAAACAAGGTATCTCCTTTATGAACTCTTTGATGATCTCTAAATTTAATTTCCTGCACAAAACCTGTTGTACGGCTCAATATAGGATTTATATATTCTTCTACTTGTGCATCATTAGTTTCTTCATATCGATACATTTTTACCAGTGTATAACCACCATAAACTAACAATAAAATTAATACTATAGAGGCAATGCTATAGGTAATCTTAACCGTTATCCTGTCAATACGTTCGTGTTTTTCTGTTATTGTAGCCATATTATAGGTCTCCTGTATTTTTTAAAAGTTCGTAATAATGTAATTGTTCTGATATTTTGGCTGAAATGAGCTCGAATTGGGCTTGTAACAATTGAGTATCTGCATCCAATAAATCAGTAATTAAAGACAATTGGTTAAAATAAGTTTGATTGAGAATTCGGTAATTCTCTGTCGCTTGTTTTATATTCAATTGTAGTTCTTCAATTTTTTCTTGATCCTCTATATAATGTTTGTAGGCTTTATTGATATCCTTACGCAAATTATCTTGCACATTTTCTTGTGCTATTTTTTGCTCTTCATATACTATTTTAGCTTCTTCTTCCTTATGAACATCATTATAAATCGATGAAATAGTATAAGATAATTTCACTCCTACTACACCTAATAAGTAAGGTGCATTTTCATAGGGATATAACTTAATTTGTGGATACGAATAATTATAATCCCCAAACAACCCTATTCTTGGCAATTTATCTGCTTTTAACCCTTCAACATTTAATTTGCTTAGTGCTACTTTTTGCTTTGCAATCTTCTGTAATGGTGATTTGTTTATGGCACTGTCAATATAATCATCGTAGCTCAATAATTTTTGATTTTC
The Flavobacterium sp. WC2421 genome window above contains:
- a CDS encoding phosphatidylserine/phosphatidylglycerophosphate/cardiolipin synthase family protein translates to MLINNYIKNDIEKVKLVHSGTDYFSRLEYIIQEAKYEIHLQYYIFKNDSIGNKILQELKKAAVRRVRIYILLDGFGSFSFPKDVIEELTKTGINFRFFSPFLSSSSLYMGRRLHHKVVVADDQVVLIGGINIADKYVGSKENGAWLDYSVQINDVKIAKKLQLLCRDLFFKKKYFFKRKIESVFNSGEETAVSILQNDWLKSKNEIYNAYIGAFTHAEKEITIVGSYFLPGRRLNNAIKKAAKNKVKIRLILSGKSDVPLSRRATYHIYSTLLTHNIELYEWNKTILHGKAAIVDNYWTTIGSFNLNNLSCYGSLEMNVEIKSIPFSNTFQHHLDEIISQSHRITPKSLKKGTMISRLKNYLSYWTARFILNFVTYFPNKKFKKYY
- a CDS encoding endonuclease, with the translated sequence MKHFYLKRQFFLVAVFTFLSVISFAQVPTYYNGANISQTGDALKSNLSNLITTTHTTKLSYTPGVWDALKQTDLDPNDPTKVLLIYGYNDSDSDVTNDRTRSKDQNGGNQGDWNREHIFAKSLGNPNLGTDGPGSDAHHLRAADVTLNATRNNYPFGDGSGNAKLVNGAWYPGDEWKGDVARMIMYMHLHYGAQCLPSAVTISSQNYSVDMADILLEWNVEDPVSQVEINRNTILEGVQGNRNPFIDNPAFATAIWGGPQAQNRFDGSVQLDTEAPSVPATLYATNTTQTGTTLTWVQSTDNVGVLGYRIYNGTVQIASSSTASYVLTGLTANTNYTLSVKAFDAAGNNSTASNSVAVTTLVSTPPTTPATSVVFINEIHYDNAGADVGEGVEIAGTAGTDLTGWSIIPYNGNGGASYTPIGSLSGVIPNQSNGFGTIFVAISGLQNGAPDGLALVNNLGNAIQFLSYEGSFVATNGPAIGMTSTDIGVSQAGTEAVGLSLQLKGTGNQYSDFTWQTSVASTYGSINNGQSFSTVIEPLAAPTNFVASNITQTATNLSWDAATSAVSYEIYSGTTQLGATTSTTFDLTGLTANTVYNLTVVALDADDNSSEASNIVTITTLNNTTPTPAGAVFINEIHYDNSGTDVEEGVEIAGLAGTDLTGWKIIPYNGNGGASYTPIGNLSGSIPDQLNGYGTVSVTIAGLQNGSPDGIALVDANNNVIQFLSYEGSFTATNGPAAGMTSTDIGIIEASTATVGNSLQLVGKGTKYADFTWEAAVSTFGKVNKGQKFGDLVFINEIHYDNAGTDVGEAVEIAGYAGTDLTGWSIIPYNGSGGASYTPIGNLSGSIPDQLNGYGTVSVNIAGLQNGSPDGIALVDATGKVIQFLSYEGSFTATNGPAAGMTSTDIGIAEASTAALGTSLQLIGAGYNYADFTWQAANTTFGAINKGQFFGDASDILVVIPIAEARSKADGDIVTVTGVLTVSDQFAGSAYLQDATGAIAVFDKSVHGTGLFKIGDSITVTGTRSSYSEQVQISPVSAVTNNGLPNQPISPVTITLSEMANHPAELVRIENTTFPKPGAIMFGNSNTDITDASGTAQLRIDADVSDLTGFAQPENCSEIIGVVGNYFATQQLLPRMRTDFPCADKYQQTGSDLNISKDKTLDIATWNMAWFGDETNSPAAGKINSDAIQKDAVKNVLQQLDADIYAVEEISDDVLFAQMVSEMNDYSYVLSEATSYPNDFSSPKQKVGFIYKNKTVTPVSTKVLLETIHPYYNGGDVSALANYPDADKSRFFASGRLPFMMTANVTIDGNQKQINIIDLHARANTSGDAQGKYDMRKFDVEVLKDTLNAQYPDANLVLLGDYNDDVDYTVSDVPTTVSSYEAYVNDSANFSVVTKSLSEAGFRSYVTYENMIDHITLSNELADLYINESARVHYEFYTSDYTKTASDHFPVSVRLQLKELTLDASNTIDITCNGEANGTASVSVSGGIAPYTYTWNIGEITNTNSISNLDAGTYSVTVKDILNNEVVATFTINEPSIIEIPETESPTVYYGYTNSSCTTLTAGNVTGGILPYSYTWSNGATTSSINVCPSATTTFTLTVTDANGCSSVSEKAVNVIDVNCGSNPKNPKVALCHKGKTICIDENAVASHLAHGDVLGSCDTAIEDVKITAVNVFPNPFVSQINVEINSSSIAKVDFQIYNFFGQLVSQSSHNITSGKSTVNLQLADLRRGFYFLKTVVNGNIKHIKYLVKN
- a CDS encoding reverse transcriptase domain-containing protein translates to MDFAQYKETFMKEATKIGYSKQNINRCLNYAEPLFSNNVPVIYNSSHLTLLVGYKKEYIKKAALHTKYFYRDFEITKKNGKKRAISEPLPSLKEIQHWILKNILYKIPISPFAKAYRPNVSILENIRFHKNQPKVFTLDLENFFPSIKIESVEQIFLEVGYSKSISNLLSQLCTKDGFLPQGAPTSPYLSNLIFKKADMAIADYCIQHKIRYTRYADDLSFSGNFDEKKLLEKVTDNIQVMGLQINAAKTNLMTPNMRQTVTGIVVNEKPQVVFHKRNKLRQAMYYIMKFGIDEHREYKEIDQVHFLEHLLGKINFVLQINPKDHEFIGYKSHLIELKEKQKARMIKTELLLM
- a CDS encoding DinB family protein; its protein translation is MKSKTQLFIALWQEGRTRFTKQLDLIIENDLKKKLATSPNSLGFLIRHISDVELLFTKNIFGASEVKVIAKTVIAKKDTGEWTNLSELKEYSHYAYQNLLAILEKQTDTDWDTSITTSEFGTKTKAEALGRIVSHTAYHAGQMSIINKYGTST
- a CDS encoding MFS transporter; its protein translation is MDQSSNIFKSWVPKWLIKAVIFLVILPAVSMLAGYIGGINSAASYYGLDPTDIQFSIVLYYVGIASFFPLERRFFSYFASKTYFLMSVLLFTAINLVLYNTNDALLFFILRFLGGAVTVAMIGITLSLIFSQFHSERSRVLGYAVFYGTLLISNAFTYLFDAYVFQNYDFNVMYLAIIYVQIPGVLLLFLCLKTNIRLHSKRFPLHQLDWKSFVIYSSLLTLIAYVLLYGQYYNWFESIRIWVCLGTIMLLLATFIIMQQKNKRPFIDLTIYKFRNFRIGGALLVLYYICKGDLSAANTFLFNDMGLDSYHYAYIMFFNALGIVVGIALTARFLLSKRNMRLIWLTGFAFLLLYHIQMFFIFGSQANEESVLLPLFFQGLGNGILMLSIVMFTIASVPESKSFSASLSGVSFRFFAFTVSLALISFMNLRQVSVHYHELGNSVTTLNYESSKRLQLYENAALANGASAMKAKVVAKKLLGKAVAIHTNTLFARDYYYFMGIVIFLIMLGIALIPHFHFHFRKIGAKVIPI
- a CDS encoding HlyD family secretion protein translates to MATITEKHERIDRITVKITYSIASIVLILLLVYGGYTLVKMYRYEETNDAQVEEYINPILSRTTGFVQEIKFRDHQRVHKGDTLFVIDKNETLMQLQEAEAILSSAKASLLVLESNAVTTTSSASVSEASIAASRAKLWQQEQEFNRYKKLLDEEAVTQQHFEAIKTSFEIAKSEYKAVQNTYKTARGRINDVDSQLAVAKANVQQREAIVENIKLNLTYAVITAPADGIMGDKTLQVGQLIQKGQTLGFIVDQDQGKWIVANFKETQIANMKEGQEVVIKVDAYSDETYHGKIQSLAPATGSRFSLLPPDNATGNFVKIIQRFPVRILLTDAVAKTNNLRAGMNAEVLIPKL